The Dietzia sp. ANT_WB102 region GCCGTCCGCGTCGACTCAGCCGTCTACGTCGACTCCGGCCGTGACCCCGGTACCAGCTGCAGTTCCGACCCCACCTTCGTCCCCGACACCGCCGCGCTCTGCGGCCTCCGACGCCGCCGACGAGCCCGAGAAGAAGGGCGGACTGCGAGGACTATTCGGTCGCAGGCGTAAGGGCGTGGAGCAGTCGGAGTCCGACGCCCGGGCTGACCGTTCGATGCCAGCAGACCGGCCCGACCGCGGCGGAGTGGGGCCCGCCGGGGCCGCGGCCGCCGGTGTCGTGGGCGCCGGCGCTGCCGGTGTCGCCGGAACCGCGGCTGCCGGCCCGGCAGAGAAGGTCGCCCCGTCCAGCACGGCAGGGAAGGGGGCGACTGACACACGCGCAGGTACCGCGGACACGACCGCGACGGCCTCCTCCCCGGCGCCCGCGGGACCTGCAGTCAAGCCGGCCGCCGGCACGCCCGCCGGTCCTGCTGCCGCGTCGACCGGCACGCCCGCTGCGGACAAACCAGCTACCGCCAAGCCAGCTACCGCAAAGCCAGCTCCCGTTAAGCCCGCCGCCGCGGACGAGCCCGCCGCGGACAAGTCAGCTTCCGACAAGCGCGCAGCCGCGGCTGACTCGTCAACCGCACCCTCCGACAGTCCCGCTTGGGGCGTGCCGTCGGGCAGTGGCTCGACGGCCTACCGGGCCCCTGAGGCCCCCGCTTCACAGGCCGACGCGGCCGACGCCCCCGATCGACAGGGCGCCGCCGGCGCGGCGACCGCAGCTGCCGCCGGAGGGGCCGGGGTTGCCGGGATGACCGCGGCGGTCGTCGGCGCGGGCGCCGGCGCCGATCGGTCGAAGGCCGACCAGCAGCAGAGCGACACGCAGCAGGCTGACCGGCCCCAGACCACCGCCGCTCATCCCGCCGCCGATCGGGACAGCGCCGATCTGGACCGCGTGGACCCGGACAGCGTCGAGCGTGACAGCCTCGACCAGACCACTCCCGAGCGGACCTCGGCCTCGCAGTGGCTGATCCTCGTCGCGCAGGTGCTCGCTTCCGCGGTTGCGGGCGCGGCTCTGTTCATCGGATTCCAGCTGCTCTGGGGCGACCTGCCGTGGGTTGCCTTCGCCCTGGCGATCGTCGTGATCGTCGGGCTGGTCGCGATGGTCCGCGTCCTGCGCAGATCCAATGACACCGTGAGCATCGCCTTGGCCGTGATCGTCGGTCTGGGCGTGACGTGCGGGCCGCTCCTGCTCAGGATCGTCACCTAGCTGGCCTCCCGCCCCGGCACAGAGTCCGCCCGCACCTGCCCCAGGTGCGGGCGGAGTCATCTGTGCGCCGAGTCCGGGGCAGTGCACCGCCGGGCCCGGCGACCCCGCGGGCATACGAGGCCCGCGCACGGGTGTGGCATCGTGATGGGCATGACGAGAATCGCAGTGGTCGGCGGCGGACGCATCGGCGAGGCCCTCATCGCGGGACTCCGTGAGGCAGGGACCGAGCCCTCGGACATCGTGGTGATCGAGGCCGTGCAGGCCCGCGCGGACCAACTGGCCAAGAAGTACAGCATCCTCTCCACCAACCTCGACATCGGCTGCGAGGGCGCCGACGTCATCGTGGTGGCCGTCAAGCCGCAGGACGTGCCCGCCGTGGTCGGCCGCATCGGCGACGCCATCTCGGACAGTGTCCACGAGTCGATCGTGGTGTCCCTGGCGGCGGGCGTGCCCACGCAGGTGCTGGAGAACCGGCTCAGTGCGGGCTCGCCGGTGGTGCGGGTCATGCCCAATACGGCGATGCTCGTGGGGCACGGCGTCTCCGCGGTCTGCAAGGGCCGCTACGCGCGCGACGAGCACCTCCGGCAGGTGGTGACGATCATGGAGAGCGTGGGCCTCGTCGTCGTCGTCTCCGAAGCCCAGATGGACGCCGTCACCGCAGTGTCCGGGTCCGGTCCCGCGTACTTCTTCCTCCTCGTCGAGGCGATGGTCGACGCCGGCGTGGAGCGGGGGCTCCCGCGCGACGTGGCGCTCACACTGGCCACGGGGACGGCGCTCGGGGCGGGCGCGATGCTCACCGCCGGTGACGAGGGGCCCGCCGAGTTGCGTTACAACGTCAGCTCGCCGGGCGGCACCACCGCGGCGGCGATCCGCCAGCTCGAGGCCGGGGGACTGCGCGGGGCCGTGGCGGACGCGGTCGAGGCGGCGGCGTCGCGGTCACGGACGTTGGCCGAGGCCGCTGCTGACGACGACGAGGACGACTGACCACTGCCGCCCAGAGCCCGTCGCCGATGCGGCCGAGCGGGCCGGGCGTGCCCCTGCCGAACCGACCCGCCGGGTGAGAAGTGAGCCACCCGGCGGGTCCGCGTATTTAGCACAAGCCCAGCTCAGAACGGGTGAGGCCTGGGCCGGGCGGCGTGTCGTCGAAGTTAATCGCCCACTCCCGTCGCACTGATCACACCATTCACGCTAGGCTCATACCCAGCACGTGCGTGTCCGTACCGCAGGAGGGGAAGCCTGCGGCACGACGCGTGCCACGAAGGGTTGTGACGATGGCGACTACCGACAAGACCGAGGGCGGCTCGCAGGCGGCGGGGGGCTCGCAGTTCCTCACCGTTGCTGAGGTCGCCGCGCTGATGCGCGTATCCAAGATGACGGTCTACAGACTCGTCCACTCGGGCGAGCTGCCCGCCGTACGGGTGGGGCGGTCGTTCCGTGTCCACTCCAAGGCCGTGCACGAGTATCTCGACACGTCGTACTTCTCCGCGGGTTAACCCGCTGGGCCGGTGCCCGGCCCGTTTTCGTGGCGGCGGGGCGCGGGAGGTAGTCTGGACGGGTTCCGTCCCGGCTTTCGAGCTCGCTCTCAGGCGCCGGAGCGCAAGTCAAGGCCATTTGTGGGCTGTAAGGCCCCAGACCAGTAGTCGACAGGTAGGTGACCCCGATATGGGTTCTGTGATCAAGAAGCGCCGCAAGCGGATGTCCAAGAAGAAGCACCGCAAGATGCTCCGCCGGACCCGCGTGCAGCGTCGCAAACTCGGTAAGTGAGTCCGGCGGCGCCCTGATAGCGCCCGGACTCACGCCTGTAGCGGATGCCCGTCACCAGCAGTGGTGGCGGGCATCGGTGTATTTACGGCCGGGAGTGTCCGGCACCCCCGGGGGCGGACGGTCGGCTGCGCGGACCACCCACATGGGAGGGCAGCTCCGCGGCTAGACTCAGCCGGGTGGATACCGAACTAGCAGCCCGTCGCCCGGCCCGTGCCGTCGCGGTCGTGGGCGGCAGTCGGTACCTCGGCGCGCACCTGGTGGGCATGCTGCTCCGCAACGACTCCGTGGAGCGTGTCCTGGCGATCGACTCGGTGAAGCCGTCGCCGCAGCACCGTCGACGGATGCGGGACGCCGAGTTCGTGCGCCTCGACCCGCAGTCCCCGCGACTGCAGGGAATCCTCCGTGAGGCCGGTATCGACACGGTCGTGCATGCCGGACTGCACCACACGGATTTCGCCCCCGGCGGCCGCGCGGCCGTCAAGGAGGCCAACATCATGGGCTCGATGCACGTGATCGCCGCGTGCGGGCGGGCCGCGACGGTCAAGCGGTTCGTCCTCATCTCCTCGACCTCCGTGTACGGCTCCTCGGGCGTCGACCCGGCGATGTTCACCGAGGACATGGCCGCGCGAGGCCAGCCCAGCGGCGGCATCCCGCTCGATCACCTGTCCGTGGAAGGCTATGTGCGGGGCATGTCCCGCAAACGCCCGGACATCGACGTGACGATCCTGCGCATCCCCGCGATCCTCGGACTGCCGGAGCCCACGGTCGTCGGCGAACTGCTGGTGCCGTCCGTGGCTCCGGTGCTGGCCGGGTACGACCCGCGCATCCAGCTGCTGCACCCGCAGGACGCGCTGGACGCGCTGCTGCACGCCACGACGGGCGCGGCCCCCGGCACGTACAACATCGCGGCCGACGGCGTGCTCACCCTCACCCAGGCCATCCGACGCGCCGGGCACATCCCCCTGCCGGTGATGCCCGCGGCGTTCAGGCTCGCGGCCCGGCTGCTGTCGAGCCAGGGATTGCGCGACATCGGGCCCTCGCAGCTGCGATACCTCAGGTACGGCCGCACCATGGACACCACCCGAATGCGCACCGAGTTCGGGTTCACGCCCAGGTACACCTCCGAGGAAGCGCTGCACGCCTACCTCGTGGACTCCGGTGCCGAGCCACTGATCACCCGCACCTCGCTCGAACGGAAGACCGCCACGCTCGCCAGGAGACTGCCGGCCCCGATGGCCAGCCGACTGCGCGCAGGGGTGGACACCACGATCGGCGAGCTCGAAGCGATGGGGGCCCTACCCGACCCCATCGAGGAGGAGGCGCCGTGAAGGGCCCGGAATTCGACCTGTCCCAGCCCCTCGGTGGACCGCGATGGGGCGAGGGTCGACGCGACGCCCGCAGCGACCGGATGGTCGGGGAGGGCTTCCTCGGCAACACCACCAACAGCGATGCCGCGGCCACCGAGCTCGGTCGGATCGTCGACCGGTTCCTCACCTCGATGCGGATGTCGATCGCACAGGTCGCCGACGCGCTACCCATCGACGCCGAGGTCCTGGCCCCCGTCCGTGACCTGGCCCGCGGCGTCGACACGGCACTCGCGACGGGCGACATCAGCGCGATGACCGGGCTGGCCGACGCCGTCAGCGCTGCCGGCGAGCTGCTCGCCACCCGCCTCACCGGCGGGTACGAGGTCGACGAGTTCGGGTTCGACGAGCACTTCCACACCCACGTGTGGCTTCCCCTGTGGCGGCCGTTGTTCGAGCACTGGTTCCGGGTCGAGGTGATCGGCGCCGAAAACATCCCCGAGGAGGGGGCCGGGCTGATCGTGTCCAACCACGCCGGCGTCCTGCCACTCGACGGGATGATGACCACCGTCGCCGTCCACGACTACGCCGGACGCGCCCTGCGGCTGCTCGCCGCCGATCTGGCCATGTCGCTGCCCGTGTCGGCGCCGCTCGCCCGCCGGGCAGGTGCCACCCTCGCGTGCGCCGCCGACGCCGAGCGGCTGCTGGAGGGCGGCAACGTGGTGGCCGTGTGGCCGGAGGGCTTCAAGGGGCTCGGCAAACCGTTCGCCGACCGCTACCGCCTGCAGCGCTTCGGTCGCGGCGGGTTCGTGGCCACCGCCCTGGCCGCCGGTGCGCCGATCATCCCGTGCTCGGTGGTCGGCTCCGAGGAGATCTACCCCAAGATCGGCGAGGTGCCCGCACTCGCGCGACTGCTCGGCCTGCCGTACATGCCCATCACGCCCGCCTTCCCGCTCCTCGGCGCTCTCGGCGGCATTCCACTGCCCACCAAGTGGACGATGGAGTTCGGCGAGCCAATCGAGACCTCACACCTGGGCCCCGACGCCGCAGAGGACCCAATGGTGGTCTTCGAGATCACCGACCAGGTCCGCGAGACCATCCAGAACACGCTGTTCCGTAACCTCGCGCGCCGCGGCAGCGTGTTCTTCGGCTGAGTCTTCTTCAGGAGAATCAGAACAGGCGGCGCAGCGAGCCGATCGTGCGCACCCCATAGGACGAGCGCGCGGCCGCATGGGCGCCGGCCAAGCCCCCGACGGCGAGAACTCCCGGCATCGCCTTCTTTGCGGCCTTGCGTACCGTGCGGAAGTCCTTGACATCCCAGCCGTTCTCCGAGGCGTACTTGCGCAGCTTCGAATCCGGGTTGATCGCGACGGGGTTGCCGACGAGCGTGAGCATCGGCATGTCATTGAAACTGTCGGAGTAGGCGTAGCACTTACTCAGGTCGAAGCCCTCGACCTCGGCGAGCTTGGAGATCGCGTGCGCCTTGCCGGGCCCGTGCAGGATGTCGCCCACGAGCCGGCCCGTGTAGACGCCGTCGCGCTCCTCCGCGACCGTGCCCAGCGCCCCCGACAGGCCCAGCCGGGTGGCGATCACGCGCGCCAGCATCACGGGCGTCGCCGTCACCAGCCATACCTGCTGACCGGCGTCCAGGTGCATCTGGACGAGTGAGCGCGTGCCCGGCCAGACGCGGTCGAGCATCGACGTGTCCACGACCTC contains the following coding sequences:
- the proC gene encoding pyrroline-5-carboxylate reductase, which gives rise to MTRIAVVGGGRIGEALIAGLREAGTEPSDIVVIEAVQARADQLAKKYSILSTNLDIGCEGADVIVVAVKPQDVPAVVGRIGDAISDSVHESIVVSLAAGVPTQVLENRLSAGSPVVRVMPNTAMLVGHGVSAVCKGRYARDEHLRQVVTIMESVGLVVVVSEAQMDAVTAVSGSGPAYFFLLVEAMVDAGVERGLPRDVALTLATGTALGAGAMLTAGDEGPAELRYNVSSPGGTTAAAIRQLEAGGLRGAVADAVEAAASRSRTLAEAAADDDEDD
- a CDS encoding helix-turn-helix domain-containing protein, which encodes MATTDKTEGGSQAAGGSQFLTVAEVAALMRVSKMTVYRLVHSGELPAVRVGRSFRVHSKAVHEYLDTSYFSAG
- a CDS encoding 30S ribosomal protein bS22, whose amino-acid sequence is MGSVIKKRRKRMSKKKHRKMLRRTRVQRRKLGK
- a CDS encoding NAD-dependent epimerase/dehydratase family protein: MDTELAARRPARAVAVVGGSRYLGAHLVGMLLRNDSVERVLAIDSVKPSPQHRRRMRDAEFVRLDPQSPRLQGILREAGIDTVVHAGLHHTDFAPGGRAAVKEANIMGSMHVIAACGRAATVKRFVLISSTSVYGSSGVDPAMFTEDMAARGQPSGGIPLDHLSVEGYVRGMSRKRPDIDVTILRIPAILGLPEPTVVGELLVPSVAPVLAGYDPRIQLLHPQDALDALLHATTGAAPGTYNIAADGVLTLTQAIRRAGHIPLPVMPAAFRLAARLLSSQGLRDIGPSQLRYLRYGRTMDTTRMRTEFGFTPRYTSEEALHAYLVDSGAEPLITRTSLERKTATLARRLPAPMASRLRAGVDTTIGELEAMGALPDPIEEEAP
- a CDS encoding lysophospholipid acyltransferase family protein encodes the protein MKGPEFDLSQPLGGPRWGEGRRDARSDRMVGEGFLGNTTNSDAAATELGRIVDRFLTSMRMSIAQVADALPIDAEVLAPVRDLARGVDTALATGDISAMTGLADAVSAAGELLATRLTGGYEVDEFGFDEHFHTHVWLPLWRPLFEHWFRVEVIGAENIPEEGAGLIVSNHAGVLPLDGMMTTVAVHDYAGRALRLLAADLAMSLPVSAPLARRAGATLACAADAERLLEGGNVVAVWPEGFKGLGKPFADRYRLQRFGRGGFVATALAAGAPIIPCSVVGSEEIYPKIGEVPALARLLGLPYMPITPAFPLLGALGGIPLPTKWTMEFGEPIETSHLGPDAAEDPMVVFEITDQVRETIQNTLFRNLARRGSVFFG